Proteins encoded in a region of the Eschrichtius robustus isolate mEscRob2 chromosome 16, mEscRob2.pri, whole genome shotgun sequence genome:
- the LOC137750055 gene encoding large ribosomal subunit protein eL42-like — translation MVNVPKTQRTFCKKCGKHQPHKVTQYKKGKNSLYAQGKRRYDRKQSGYSAQTKPIFWKKAKTTKKIVLRLECVEPNCRSKRIQAIKRCKHFELGGDKKRKGQVIQF, via the coding sequence ATGGTCAATGTACCTAAAACCCAAAGGACTTTCTGTAAGAAGTGTGGAAAGCATCAGCCTCACAAAGTGACCCAGTATAAGAAGGGCAAAAATTCCCTGTATGCCCAGGGAAAGAGGCGCTATGATCGGAAGCAGAGTGGCTACAGTGCGCAAACAAAGCCAATTTTCTGGAAGAAGgctaaaactacaaagaagatcGTACTGAGGCTTGAATGTGTTGAGCCCAACTGCAGGTCCAAGAGGATACAGGCCATTAAGAGATGCAAACATTTTGAACTCGGAGGAGATAAGAAGAGAAAGGGCCAAGTGATCCAGTTCTAA